One genomic window of Pecten maximus chromosome 3, xPecMax1.1, whole genome shotgun sequence includes the following:
- the LOC117323278 gene encoding uncharacterized protein LOC117323278 — MCERFNRTVLNMLGTLDPDLKGDWKKHVGPLVHAYNSTRHEQTGYSPFYLMFGRRPRLPVDLAFGIERKEKSSSPCKYVDELRTRLKSAYDVATRSADKARGRQKENYDRRIRGSSILCGDRVLVKKLVHEGKHKLDNKWEDTVYVVEKQENNEIPVFTVRPETGTGRTRKLHRNLLLPVGELFSQESGDVDPDPVIPKPRLRRNRSRDTVEKVVINGDDHGPAADLVSTSSSAEGARDVGMDTGVSSDVDDDPLPDETEGGSGADDDQNSTAEDHQMSPRRVLNSSEGEEVAPVSAKHRGPDHERPVPVPRKTIRRHQPPTWQTSGEFAMRQTPVTPDWMSRASYLQELAKEGNLDRMPERILDSLLTIVSGST; from the coding sequence ATGTGTGAACGGTTCAATAGAACTGTACTGAACATGTTGGGAACATTGGATCCGGACCTGAAGGGTGATTGGAAGAAACATGTAGGACCCTTGGTACATGCTTACAACAGTACACGGCATGAACAGACTGGCTACAGTCCATTCTACCTTATGTTTGGGAGGAGGCCACGGTTACCAGTGGACTTAGCTTTTGGGATTGAGAGAAAGGAGAAGAGTTCAAGCCCGTGTAAGTATGTGGATGAGCTGCGAACCAGACTAAAGTCTGCTTATGATGTTGCCACAAGGAGTGCAGATAAAGCTCGGGGGAGACAAAAGGAAAACTATGACAGACGGATACGCGGTTCAAGCATATTGTGTGGTGATAGGGTGTTGGTTAAGAAGCTGGTACATGAAGGAAAGCATAAGCTTGACAACAAATGGGAAGATACAGTGTATGTAGTGGAAAAACAGGAGAACAACGAAATCCCGGTATTCACTGTCAGGCCGGAAACAGGAACAGGTCGTACCAGGAAGCTCCACAGGAACCTGCTACTACCAGTAGGGGAGTTATTCTCTCAGGAGAGCGGAGATGTGGACCCTGATCCTGTGATTCCGAAGCCAAGACTCAGACGGAACAGATCTAGGGATACCGTGGAGAAGGTAGTCATCAATGGAGATGATCATGGTCCAGCAGCTGATCTAGTTAGCACTTCATCCAGTGCTGAGGGGGCTAGAGACGTTGGCATGGACACTGGAGTTTCTTCTGACGTGGATGACGACCCATTGCCAGATGAAACTGAGGGTGGCAGTGGTGCTGATGACGATCAGAACTCTACTGCAGAGGATCACCAGATGTCGCCCAGGAGGGTCCTCAACTCTTCGGAGGGGGAGGAAGTGGCACCTGTCAGTGCCAAGCACCGAGGACCTGATCATGAGAGACCAGTACCTGTTCCCAGGAAAACTATCAGAAGACATCAACCCCCGACTTGGCAAACCTCGGGTGAATTTGCTATGCGCCAGACCCCAGTGACACCAGATTGGATGTCAAGGGCAAGCTACCTGCAGGAATTGGCCAAGGAAGGGAATCTGGACAGAATGCCAGAGAGAATATTGGATTCTCTTTTGACCATTGTAAGTGGGTCAAcatga
- the LOC117323279 gene encoding cholesterol 24-hydroxylase-like, with the protein MLLSMFSLEILGAFVTTLLCVIGTAAWYLHQQHLKYDHLPGPPRDSFWSGHLPSIRKVVSKGGTLGDYILDLTKTYGALFRICLWNQTFVVVTGPELIKEVLVTGNLPKSKTVYSKLTHILGVRYVGEGLESETDKKKWIIHRVHFNQWFKPHHLRQFTPDYNEFADNLVQTLEQHADGKKHVHMENFFHKVAMHLLSKVAYNFDLGKLDGKPHPFASSLTFTLDAFPKVVFNPFFSLNPFSWKYCQQIRNAVAKIRLYAHDRLTERRKANLRGDHVPYDLLQSIIELKEKNPSEITDDVLLDEIITFFIGGQETTANTLSFMVSLLSRNPDCYKKLQEEIDTNVAAMSVLTPADLDDLPYLDMVMKETLRLYPIVKATYREAVRDCSLEGHDIPIGSDIMVSFYATSRSEKNFGNPHQFVPERFDPKANERVSAYATTPFSAGPHSCIGKKFAEIETKIIMAKIMQNFDFELVPGQPMGFIDGGTLRIKGGSMCFLRPRKEKYN; encoded by the exons ATGTTGTTGAGCATGTTTTCTCTAGAAATCCTTGGAGCATTCGTTACGACTCTCCTGTGTGTTATTGGAACAGCGGCCTGGTATTTACATCAACAGCACCTGAAGTATGACCATCTACCTGGACCTCCACGAGACAG TTTCTGGAGTGGCCACCTGCCGTCCATCAGGAAAGTGGTATCAAAAGGTGGAACACTAGGAGATTATATTCTGGACCT AACAAAAACATATGGTGCATTATTCCGGATATGCCTGTGGAACCAGACTTTTGTGGTAGTGACGGGACCTGAGCTCATAAAG GAAGTCCTCGTGACGGGAAATCTTCCTAAATCAAAAACAGTGTACTCCAAACTAACACACATACTTGGTGTCAG ATATGTCGGAGAAGGGCTTGAAAGTGAAACTGACAAAAAGAAATGGATCATACATCGTGTACACTTTAATCAGTGGTTTAAACCTCA TCACTTACGGCAATTCACCCCCGACTATAATGAGTTTGCCGACAATCTTGTACAGACACTGGAACAGCATGCGGACGggaaaaaacatgtacatatggagaatttttttcataaagTTGCAATGCATCTTTTGTCAAAG GTTGCATATAACTTTGATCTGGGAAAACTGGACGGCAAACCTCATCCTTTTGCAAGTAGTTTAACCTTTACATTAGATGCATTTCCAAAGGTAGTCTTCAACCCATTTTTCAGT TTGAACCCTTTCTCATGGAAATATTGCCAACAAATTCGCAATGCTGTAGCGAAGATTAGGTTGTATGCACATGACCGGTTAACTGAGAGAAGGAAAGCAAACTTAAGGGGAGACCACGTTCCGTATGATCTTCTTCAATCGATCATCGAACTGAAAG AGAAAAATCCTTCAGAAATAACAGATGACGTTTTGTTGGACGAGATCATCACATTTTTCATTGGGG gCCAAGAAACTACAGCCAATACTCTCAGTTTTATGGTATCTTTATTGTCTCGGAACCCGGATTGTTACAAAAa ATTACAGGAGGAAATTGATACCAATGTGGCTGCCATGTCTGTACTAACACCTGCTGATCTTGATGACTTACCCTACCTGGATATGGTGATGAAGGAAACACTTCGACTTTATCCAATAGTAAAAGCAACTTACCGGGAAGCTGTTCGCGATTGTAGCCTGGAAGGACATGACATTCCTATTGGATCTGATATAATG GTTAGTTTCTACGCCACGAGCAGATCTGAGAAGAACTTCGGAAATCCTCATCAATTCGTACCGGAGCGATTTGATCCAAAGGCAAACGAAAG agtgAGTGCATATGCAACCACCCCTTTTTCGGCTGGCCCACATTCTTGCATTGGCAAAAAATTTGCAGAG aTAGAAACAAAGATCATCATGGCTAAGATCATGCAAAACTTCGACTTCGAATTAGTTCCGGGTCAACCCATGGGCTTTATTGATGGCGGGACTCTACGTATTAAGGGAGGGTCCATGTGTTTTCTGCGACCAAGGAAGGAGAAATATAATTGA
- the LOC117323280 gene encoding uncharacterized protein CCDC198-like, whose translation MGCGPSHLVNGEEGGATNTPRDKPKPQETKNLSNGHPPAVNENNARNKQIKNSTDTNDNRNDVITNNQPAFPKSISFAVGMDGEEKNSLIAKHPPMKLKRLEPLNMPILTPELLKEKQRIADEKRDKELQRKVSASRKSSKRRRELMAAKDFELQQLQEQEQSKMQSAETLRLAKLNEIKEKQKIREERAKRAREKAQRMKQAEQADLGILEVEKDDHYNADDVDSWLDGDNNNAREDQSDMGDRVYSGGRCSPQKQMQDTTSHRYPSASTVDSFDNAYNRKPPSASAPRQTQLPEETDDFFDS comes from the exons ATGGGTTGTGGGCCGTCCCACCTTGTTAATGGCGAAGAGGGAGGAGCCACAAACACACCACGTGACAAACCTAAACCACAAGAAACCAAAAATTTATCCAATGGCCACCCCCCAGCAGTGAACGAAAATAACGCAAGGAATAAACAGATCAAGAACAGCACGGACACAAATGACAACCGAAATGATGTCATCACAAACAATCAACCAG CCTTCCCAAAGAGTATTAGCTTTGCTGTGGGGATGGATGGAGAGGAGAAGAACAGCCTGATAGCCAAACATCCTCCAATGAAGCTAAAG CGACTGGAACCCTTGAACATGCCGATACTAACCCCGGAGCTtctaaaagaaaaacaaaggaTTGCAGATGAAAAACGTGATAAG GAATTGCAACGTAAAGTGAGTGCTTCAAGAAAGTCTTCTAAGCGACGACGAGAGCTGATGGCAGCTAAAGATTTTGAATTACAACAATTGCAGGAACAAGAACAGTCG AAAATGCAGTCGGCGGAGACATTACGACTTGCAAAACTGAATGAAATAAAAGAGAAACAGAAAATACGAGAAGAACGTGCCAAGAGGGCCAGGGAAAAG GCCCAACGAATGAAGCAAGCTGAACAAGCAGACCTAGGCATTTTGGAGGTAGAAAAAGATGACCATTATAACGCTGACGATG TCGATTCCTGGTTAGATGGCGACAACAATAATGCAAGAGAAGACCAATCTGATATGGGCGACAGAGTTTACTCAGGAGGACGATGTAGTCCTCAGAAGCAGATGCAAGATACGACTAGTCACCGTTACCCCAGTGCTAGTACCGTAGATAGTTTCGACAATGCTTATAACAGAAAACCGCCCAGTGCATCAGCACCTCGCCAGACACAGCTACCAGAAGAGACGGACGACTTCTTCGATTCCTGA